In the genome of Arachis stenosperma cultivar V10309 chromosome 6, arast.V10309.gnm1.PFL2, whole genome shotgun sequence, the window ttattaatgtaataaatttaatttatttttagtattttaatttgttacaaaaatatttaatttaaatctatttatatatttcatgattaatgacaaaatattaaaaataaataaaatttattactttaacaataaatatattattattactattacataatataaatattttaactttttacAAAAAtctttgatctaaaatttttatatagttCATGATTAATGATaacatattgaaaataaataaaatataattttaatattatttttttactctacagtaatattaataataatataaaatatatattactaataatgtaataaattttatttatttttaatatttttattaatcataaaatatataaaaaattttgaattaaataattttgtaacaagttaaaatattaatgataaataaaatttatacaataataataagtatttatttatattattgtttctttttttgaatcaataaaataattaccactaatatatatatatatatatatatatatatatatatatattattggaaagtattttaattaaatagattaaaatatatgttatttaatttttgtaaaaaatggAATGTATATCTTAGAAATAAAGTGGAGaagaatattatttaaatatctcACACGAGAAACGAATGTCtttttactaaaattataataaaaatttatgtatagttattttatatataaaattaataattaaaaattattaaataatttaatatatttaactaaattaatatttaaaaattttcatctATTAATTTTAAGCAAAAACAAGATCACGTGAGTTGTTCCCTAAAAAATTTTACCCTTGTCGCGCGTTTCTCTGTTTTTATATTGAAGTCTTCAATCAAAAGTCAAAACATAGTAACATGTCAAGAATCaccattttaatttattatattttgggAATAATGCCGTTCTACATTATGTCCATTATATTGTCTGCCAATTCATTTTGTCATTATATCGGTGCTCTACATTTATCTGTGGCAATGTCTGGTATTATGTGTAACCTGTCTTCGTTAATCATATATTagtcttttgaaaaaaaaacaagaaccATTTAGTATAAGAAATGCATTCAACTATATGTATGTAAAGAAACAACACGATGAAGTAAATTTCTAATTTATTGTAAGCAATAAACTAAATTTTGTATTTGGCAAGAGGGTTATgcatttgatttttaaatttttttggaaatgtttaaataaatattaaaaactgtatacaaaaaattaaaacaaaaattcaatcattaaactattttattttttttttaaaatttttggttattcataaataaaagattacaaaaataatttacttaGCATCATGCCAAATTTTAAAgatgtaaaatttttaattttttaatcgtATTTACAGAAAATcacatcaaaatttaatttaaggttctttttgagaatttatatataatattctgttattttaattatattttaaaatctttctaACATATTTTTCgttagtaattttttaaattatttttgttaataatataatttttaggTGTCATTTTAATCGTTTATCCTAAATTATTGATATACATTATGACATGTACAGAAAAACAAACGGGGTCTGAgttataaaatgaacatcccctatactatttagaatatctagcgctttaataccatgtcatgataccactcatcccaaaagcttcaACTGATGAaaaaatgtaacactaataattatatctctaatactccataaacctccattgtatacattgtataaatatttcattggctcctcatactttccctTTTGGAAAATAagttcagaaaaaaaaaactttgaagttcaacattttaagtatcattttttttccatttagaattggtttttaaatttttgtattcaTACCAGCACGTATCCATAGAGAACAGAGAATTAACTCATTTTTATGGAATATCAATATATCATTACCATCCCTAATAAGAAATACAATTCAGAtagatgaaaaattaaaagaaagagtTACCTTCTCTTTTGGAGTTGCTGATGAGCTCATACTTAGCAGAGAACATGTCCACGTATGTGAAAGAGGCATCTGGATACTGTGCCCTCAATTTGAGGACTCCATTCTTGAGCTTACTATTGAAATCTTTAGCTATGTCGTTTGCATATATGACACACCCGTTTTCATCAAGTGAACCAGAAACGGCAACGTCGTTTTCTTTTTGGTTTTCTActgtattttcttttatatgcCAAAAACTATTAAAAGTTTGAACTGCAGTATTATTATTTGCATTGTGCTTAGGCATGCTCAATGGCAAGCAACCAATTGGACCCGTGTTATGTATCCAAAATGCCCTTGCTCCTTGTTCATATAATATCTAACATAGGTACACTTAAATTAGTGTTTGCCAAACACACATAAGAGAAGGAAAAAGTCGGTGCTATTGTCTCATTTAattatcataaataaataacatactTTCTAAATATTATAAGGTGAGTTCTATAATGTTTTTGTTATGGTGTTTAAATTGTCTAacttatcttttaaaataaaaaataaaatatttaaaataaaaaataaatcatataaaatttattaaatattatttatttatcctttttaataatttaaatacaatATGGTACTATTCACCATATTATAAAATGTATAGGTATGGTATGCCATGTTAAGATtcagaaaatagaaatattataatattttattttattttaatatattaccgacaaaaaattcttttatgAAAATTCCCAATCCCAAAAAGACTTTTCTAAGCTGTCCCGTTGAATTTATCTATTAGCATTAAacttttgttaattttttctTAGTGACAGATTTTACCTTAAtttgctttaaaaaattttcaagcaTGTCAGAGATGAGTGCTTGGGAATCTTGGTGGCCCATGCCAAGAGCGATATCATTTTGCCCAATATCAAATGTGTAGATGGCTTTGGCGAACTCCTCTGGCCTCGGAAAGTTAACCGTGTAAGGATTTTCCTTCCCTGCAAATCACACCTACATTATAATAAGTTTAACAATGATGCATATGATGGTAAATTAGAAAACCTTGGTTGAAGAACTTGGCAGTGCGAGCCTTAAACTGGACAAACTGGGCAGTTTGGATTTCGAGTGTGAAAGGAGAACCGCCATCAAAGTAGGTCCTGTTTTGTCGCCTAATGGTTGATGATCCTGCAGCAAAGTTTGCGCCATGCCTATAACTTGTTCCAATTGAATCTATGTATGCACTCAAGTACGGGAAACCAAGCTTCTCGGCTGCATATATATACAAGTAATCCATAGTTAGCATCTTTAATATAGTTTTTTCGACGGACTTGATTGGTGAGATGATTAGCTCACTGAACTGTATAAACAAAATGTTGGATTTTCAAAAGTTATTTTGTGTATGCATTAACACATTGATCAacagtaataatattttttaatttttttttacctttaAGGATATTTTACATTCTTATTTTCTTTGAAACACTTTCTACTTCCAAACTTCATGTAAGACCTAAAAGAAGTGATGATGAAGAGAACAGCAATAATCTAAGATCTATGAAAAAGGGGGTActggtggcaatactcttgaAAATCAGGCTTTTGGAGGAGTCGTAATTATACATATCCAAACAAATTCAATAACCAGTGTTTTAATAAGCTCAAAAGAAGCATAGAACAGAAGCCTCAGCAAGAATATTACCAATGAAATCTATAATAAGGCGTCCATCAGAAGCTCTGCCAGCAGCATCATGGAAGAAAGTCTGACCATAAGGCAAAATAGCAGGGTAAAATGCAGACGACATGCAACCAGTGTCTGAATTGGAATCGCCGAAGTTGAATATAGCTGGAAAATCACAACCTGGGGTTGCGGGTTTTGGTTCATCTGCTACTACACTAAGAAACCACGGGAGTATTAGTAACACAACAAATCCAAACTCAGTTCTTAGAGGGCCCATTATTATTGTCCCTATGCTCACACAAATAATACGATGCTTCACGtactcttctatttatactcaTCTTCGACACAACATTGTCGCTTTTATTCTAATATATTCTTTGAAGAGAAATCGAGAAAATGACGCCTCCCTTATTGGAAGATATCTAAATGgcattttttgttttctattttaaaagagtaaataattattttttattatgaaagatttgattcttgacaaaattaactataaaaaaaattaaattggtGTTATACATATGAAAAATTAATATCATTTGATAAAAATATCCTATcattaaatttgaaattgattcagttcaaaattttataaaattctcaAAATACTCTTTGTATCACCTTCTCTATTCTAATCCTTTAATCTAAACTGAATCCATTATACAATCTTAATAAGTAGTAATAATTCTATAGTCTCTCACTTTATCTTTTTCGTTCTTCTTCAATCATCACTTTTGGCCACTTAACTTCTCAACTGTCATTTTCGCTGGCTTAGCCTCTGATGAAGGCCAAAATGTGAGTTTGGAATTtcac includes:
- the LOC130934642 gene encoding GDSL esterase/lipase At5g14450-like codes for the protein MGPLRTEFGFVVLLILPWFLSVVADEPKPATPGCDFPAIFNFGDSNSDTGCMSSAFYPAILPYGQTFFHDAAGRASDGRLIIDFIAEKLGFPYLSAYIDSIGTSYRHGANFAAGSSTIRRQNRTYFDGGSPFTLEIQTAQFVQFKARTAKFFNQGKENPYTVNFPRPEEFAKAIYTFDIGQNDIALGMGHQDSQALISDMLENFLKQIKILYEQGARAFWIHNTGPIGCLPLSMPKHNANNNTAVQTFNSFWHIKENTVENQKENDVAVSGSLDENGCVIYANDIAKDFNSKLKNGVLKLRAQYPDASFTYVDMFSAKYELISNSKREGFVDPSEICCGYHEDGYHVNCGNKAMIKGKEIYAGSCKDPSKYISWDGVHYTEAANRWIANRILNGSLSDPPLPITHSCKRTP